In Gammaproteobacteria bacterium, the genomic stretch TATTTGTGTTCGCAGTATTTCTCATACTCAAAAATTTTGGGAGTAGTTAGACAATGAGAAAAGTATTTTTCAGTTTTGACTGGGACGATGTTTGGCGCACTAATCAGGTTCGCAACAGCTGGGTTGCGAAAGGCAACTATAAAACGGCAGGTTTTGTAGATGCGGCTGATATAGAGCAGATCAAAAAAGCCACAGACTCATCAATCAAGAATTGGATTGACAAGCAGTTGGAAGGAACTTCTGTTACTTGTGTCTTAATTGGCAGTCAGACCGCCAATAGCAAGTGGGTCAAGTATGAGATAGTGGAGAGTATAAAAAAGAAAAATGGTTTGCTTGGGGTTTATATTCACAATGTTAAAGATGAAAGTAGATTTACATCTATTAAAGGAGAAAGTCCTTTTAGAAAACCGCCCATTGATTTTGCCCCCAATACATCTGGAGAATTGGCTTATCCTTGTTGTTCCTATTACGACTGGACTAATGACGATGGATACAGGAATCTGGGAAACTGGATAGAGAAAGCAGCCCAACAAGCAGGCAGGTAGGAGGTAAACATGAAAGTAGTCATGAAAAAAAGACAAGTATTTTATAGTTTCCACTATAAACCTGATAACTGGAGAGCATCGCAAGTCCGCAATATAGGGGTTATTGAAGGCAACAGCCCTGTTTCCGATAATGAGTGGGAGACAGTCAAGAAAGGAGGTGATTATGCCATTGAGCGCTGGATAGATAGTCAGATGGAGTATAGATCATGCACTGTTGTTCTTGTCGGCCGGAATACTGCGAATAGAAGGTGGATCAATTATGAGATAGCCAAGTCATGGAATGATGGCATGGGAGTTGTTGGTATTCGCATACACGGATTGAAAGATAGCGATAGGCATATATCTTTGCTAGGTGGGAATCCTTTTGATTATGTAGAATTCAATAATGGCAAAAAATTGTCTTCAGTGGTCAAATGCTACAATCCTCAAGGACGCAGTAGCATAGAAAGATATATTTGGATTAAAAAACATATATCTAATGCCGTGGAAGAGGCCATTAAAATAAGGAAGAGAAATTAATGAAAATCGAAATCATTCAATCGCTAACCAACGACTTTGAATCTCACGCCAAGCAAACAGAAAACGGCGTTGAGTTCTGGCTTGCGCGAGACCTTCAGCGCCTGCTTGGTTATGAGCAGTGGAGGAACTTCAATACGGTTATTGACAAGGCAAGAATTGCCTGTGAAACCGCTAAACACAACGCTTCCAATCATTTTGCTGGCGTCGGCAAAACGATAGCGATGCCTAAGGGGGCGGAAAAAGTCATAGATGATTTTATGCTCACCCGTTACGCCTGTTATCTCATCGCCCAAAACGGCGACCCGCGCAAGGAAGAAATCGCTTTTGCCCAAACTTACTTCGCGGTCCAGACTCGGAAACTGGAAATCATTGAGCAGAGAATTCATGAGGCAGAACGAATATCGGCACGCAGAAAACTTGCCGATACCGAGAAAGAACTTTCCGGTGTGATATACGAGCAAACCGGAAGCGACAGAAACTTCGGCCTGATTCGCTCTAAAGGCGACAAAGCCTTGTTCGGTTACACGACTGAGCAAATGAAAAACAAATGGAAAGTGCCCAAAAGCAGGGCCTTGGCGGATTTTGCGCCGACCATTGTTCTGAAAGCCAAGGATTTTGCTACTGAAATCACCATCTTCAATGCGAAAGCCAATCAAATGCAAACAGAGCGGGAAATCTCCGGCGAACATATTACCAACAATGAAAGCGTTAGAAATACCTTGATTGAAAGAGGTATCAGACCAGAAAAACTGTCGCCCAGTGAAGATGTGAAAAAGGTGGAAAGAAGGTTGAAATCTCATGAGAAAAAAGGATTGAAGAATCCGAAACCCCTGGATTAAGAATAAGCGATGTCCCGAATTTCACCACTACATGCCCAATGGCTCTCCTGCCAACCTCTGCCGGAGCAAAACAGCGTTGC encodes the following:
- a CDS encoding TIR domain-containing protein, with product MRKVFFSFDWDDVWRTNQVRNSWVAKGNYKTAGFVDAADIEQIKKATDSSIKNWIDKQLEGTSVTCVLIGSQTANSKWVKYEIVESIKKKNGLLGVYIHNVKDESRFTSIKGESPFRKPPIDFAPNTSGELAYPCCSYYDWTNDDGYRNLGNWIEKAAQQAGR
- a CDS encoding TIR domain-containing protein yields the protein MKVVMKKRQVFYSFHYKPDNWRASQVRNIGVIEGNSPVSDNEWETVKKGGDYAIERWIDSQMEYRSCTVVLVGRNTANRRWINYEIAKSWNDGMGVVGIRIHGLKDSDRHISLLGGNPFDYVEFNNGKKLSSVVKCYNPQGRSSIERYIWIKKHISNAVEEAIKIRKRN
- the dinD gene encoding DNA damage-inducible protein D — its product is MKIEIIQSLTNDFESHAKQTENGVEFWLARDLQRLLGYEQWRNFNTVIDKARIACETAKHNASNHFAGVGKTIAMPKGAEKVIDDFMLTRYACYLIAQNGDPRKEEIAFAQTYFAVQTRKLEIIEQRIHEAERISARRKLADTEKELSGVIYEQTGSDRNFGLIRSKGDKALFGYTTEQMKNKWKVPKSRALADFAPTIVLKAKDFATEITIFNAKANQMQTEREISGEHITNNESVRNTLIERGIRPEKLSPSEDVKKVERRLKSHEKKGLKNPKPLD